In Anaeromusa acidaminophila DSM 3853, a single window of DNA contains:
- the cbiT gene encoding precorrin-6Y C5,15-methyltransferase (decarboxylating) subunit CbiT, with protein sequence MKRHHYGLPDEAFVRGDIPMTKKEVRMLALLQARIETNSCIIDIGAGTGSFAVEAALAAPEGEVFAIERVPEGVALIKANRQRHGLRNLQVLQGEAPEALQEVPPCDVAFIGGSGGRLAEILQGCDRLLKPGGRLVLTAVTAETLQEALALCEGRPGYGTLEAFGVQTTRLRKAGRSHLFQALNQVFIIACQKEE encoded by the coding sequence ATGAAACGGCATCATTACGGCTTGCCTGATGAAGCGTTTGTGCGCGGCGATATTCCCATGACTAAGAAAGAAGTGCGTATGTTGGCGCTCTTGCAGGCGCGCATTGAAACGAATAGCTGTATTATAGATATTGGCGCAGGTACCGGTTCCTTTGCAGTGGAGGCGGCGTTGGCGGCTCCGGAGGGAGAGGTGTTTGCCATTGAGCGCGTGCCCGAAGGAGTGGCTCTCATTAAGGCAAACCGTCAACGACATGGCCTGCGCAATTTGCAGGTTCTCCAAGGGGAAGCGCCGGAAGCGCTGCAGGAGGTTCCTCCTTGCGACGTGGCATTTATCGGCGGCTCGGGGGGGCGCTTGGCGGAGATTTTGCAAGGCTGCGACAGGCTGCTAAAGCCTGGTGGCAGGCTGGTGCTGACCGCGGTAACAGCGGAAACTCTCCAAGAAGCCCTGGCTTTGTGCGAAGGGCGTCCAGGCTATGGTACGTTGGAAGCCTTTGGCGTACAAACAACAAGATTGCGTAAGGCAGGGCGCAGCCACTTGTTTCAAGCCTTGAACCAAGTGTTTATCATCGCCTGTCAGAAGGAGGAGTAA
- the cobI gene encoding precorrin-2 C(20)-methyltransferase, whose protein sequence is MQSPLVGTFYGIGVGPGDPELLTLKAARLLREADIICLPKSKEGADSVAKQVAGPHLSAKARLVEISMPMVRDAALLEEQWQKGAAEIAGFLRQGLSVAFITIGDSMLYSTYTYLLARVRRLVPEASIECVPGVTSFSAAAAYLQEALAEGAEKLAIVPAIEDPEEIRAVLGRFPNAVLMKVAGKYDAIVTVLEELQLLDKAVLISRLGYPEQRICHNLASLRGVKLDYLSLILVKQEGFQTWPV, encoded by the coding sequence TTGCAATCACCGTTAGTGGGAACTTTCTACGGTATCGGCGTCGGTCCCGGCGATCCGGAACTGTTAACATTGAAAGCGGCTCGACTGCTGCGGGAAGCGGATATTATCTGCTTGCCTAAATCCAAAGAAGGTGCAGACAGCGTGGCCAAACAGGTAGCAGGGCCGCATTTGAGCGCGAAAGCGCGTCTGGTTGAAATTTCCATGCCCATGGTTCGCGATGCAGCCCTATTGGAAGAACAGTGGCAAAAAGGAGCCGCAGAGATTGCCGGTTTTTTGCGGCAGGGCTTGTCGGTGGCCTTTATTACCATTGGCGATTCTATGCTGTACAGCACCTATACGTATTTGCTGGCTCGCGTAAGGCGTTTGGTGCCGGAAGCTTCCATTGAATGTGTGCCTGGAGTTACTTCCTTTTCAGCAGCGGCGGCCTATTTGCAGGAAGCGCTGGCAGAAGGCGCGGAAAAGCTGGCCATTGTGCCTGCCATTGAGGATCCGGAGGAAATTCGCGCGGTCCTGGGGCGTTTTCCTAATGCTGTTTTGATGAAAGTAGCCGGAAAATACGATGCTATAGTAACTGTTCTGGAAGAATTACAGCTTTTGGACAAGGCGGTGTTGATCAGCCGCCTAGGGTATCCGGAACAGCGAATTTGTCATAATTTAGCTTCCTTGCGAGGGGTAAAATTGGATTATTTATCTTTGATATTAGTAAAACAGGAGGGCTTTCAAACATGGCCAGTGTGA
- the cobM gene encoding precorrin-4 C(11)-methyltransferase has protein sequence MASVIQFVGAGPGDPELITVKGKRLLETADVIVYAGSLVNPALLNYAKEGAEIFNSASMTLQEVLDVMVPAAQVGRAVVRLHTGDPSIYGAIQEQMDALDGVGVSYEVVPGVSSFLATAAALKQEYTLPDVSQTVIVTRMEGRTPVPAKEKLASLASHQATMCIFLSVHMIQDVVDELLAGGYTPETPIAVVQRASWPDQRILRGRLKDIAAKAAEEGVDRTAMIVVGHCLDKEYELSRLYAPEFGHMFREAKK, from the coding sequence ATGGCCAGTGTGATTCAATTTGTCGGAGCCGGACCGGGAGATCCGGAATTAATTACGGTGAAGGGAAAACGTCTTTTGGAAACGGCGGACGTTATTGTTTATGCCGGTTCTTTGGTTAATCCGGCGCTTCTTAATTATGCTAAGGAAGGCGCGGAGATTTTTAACAGCGCCTCTATGACGCTGCAGGAAGTATTGGATGTCATGGTGCCTGCGGCGCAAGTCGGAAGAGCAGTAGTACGCCTGCACACGGGGGATCCCAGTATTTATGGAGCCATTCAAGAGCAGATGGACGCATTGGATGGCGTAGGCGTATCCTATGAAGTGGTGCCAGGGGTCAGCTCCTTTTTGGCAACCGCGGCGGCGCTGAAACAAGAATATACGCTCCCTGACGTGTCTCAGACCGTTATTGTCACCCGTATGGAGGGGCGCACTCCGGTGCCGGCCAAAGAGAAACTGGCCAGCCTGGCCAGTCATCAGGCGACCATGTGTATTTTCCTCAGCGTCCATATGATCCAAGATGTGGTAGATGAGCTGCTGGCAGGAGGCTATACTCCGGAAACTCCGATTGCTGTTGTACAACGCGCGTCTTGGCCGGATCAGCGCATTCTGCGAGGCCGTCTGAAGGACATTGCCGCCAAGGCGGCGGAAGAAGGCGTGGATCGTACGGCCATGATCGTGGTAGGGCATTGCCTGGATAAGGAGTACGAATTGTCGCGGCTGTATGCGCCGGAATTTGGACATATGTTCCGCGAGGCGAAAAAATGA
- a CDS encoding cobalt-precorrin 5A hydrolase, which yields MKLAFFAVTAKGAKLAVKLAQALPAAQVEVYAKHAAPEDRKACLPLDSLGETVKMRFADCDGLVFFMALGIVVRMVGPLLADKRQDPAVVAVDDGGNFAISVLSGHIGGANELTQQVAAVLKAAPVITTATDVAGAVAADVLAVKLGLKLEPFEQMKYINAALAAGKDVSFLLDETLPQAEIWRERAAKFGVAFQPLSAWQGGEECLVILSDRWLPELAAHTAPVLYLRPPSLLVGMGCRKGTSKDLIAQAAQETLEAKGYSTASVAALGSAWLKAEEPGLLALAAAWQIPFVCYEQEFLAQAVKEYQLEQSNFVSQQIGVGNVCEAAAWLQNQYKQGKLIISKTKRGPVTVAVVRGGLSS from the coding sequence ATGAAACTGGCCTTTTTTGCCGTAACCGCCAAAGGGGCGAAGTTGGCGGTAAAACTGGCGCAAGCCCTGCCAGCGGCACAGGTGGAGGTTTATGCTAAACATGCTGCGCCGGAGGATCGAAAGGCCTGTTTGCCGTTAGATTCTTTGGGGGAGACAGTGAAAATGCGCTTTGCCGACTGCGATGGGCTGGTGTTCTTTATGGCTCTGGGCATTGTAGTGCGCATGGTAGGACCGCTGCTTGCAGATAAGCGGCAAGATCCGGCAGTGGTGGCCGTCGATGACGGCGGCAACTTTGCCATCAGCGTTCTTTCCGGCCATATTGGCGGCGCTAACGAGTTGACTCAGCAGGTAGCTGCGGTTCTTAAAGCGGCGCCGGTCATTACCACGGCTACTGATGTGGCCGGCGCAGTGGCGGCGGATGTGCTGGCGGTGAAGCTGGGCTTGAAGCTGGAGCCGTTTGAGCAAATGAAATATATCAATGCCGCTTTAGCGGCGGGAAAAGATGTATCTTTTTTATTGGACGAGACGCTGCCTCAGGCCGAAATATGGCGCGAGCGGGCGGCGAAATTTGGCGTAGCGTTTCAGCCGCTGAGCGCCTGGCAAGGCGGCGAAGAATGCCTGGTGATTCTCAGTGATCGTTGGCTGCCGGAGTTAGCGGCACATACGGCCCCTGTGCTCTATTTGCGTCCGCCCAGTCTGTTGGTAGGCATGGGGTGCCGCAAGGGAACCTCAAAAGACTTAATTGCGCAGGCGGCGCAAGAGACGCTGGAGGCTAAGGGGTATTCTACCGCTAGTGTAGCAGCTTTGGGCAGTGCCTGGCTGAAAGCGGAAGAACCAGGCTTGCTGGCTTTAGCCGCAGCTTGGCAGATCCCCTTTGTTTGTTATGAACAAGAGTTCTTAGCCCAAGCGGTTAAGGAGTATCAATTGGAGCAATCAAATTTTGTATCTCAACAGATTGGAGTTGGAAATGTATGCGAAGCAGCCGCATGGCTACAGAATCAGTACAAACAGGGGAAACTAATCATCTCAAAAACCAAGCGAGGACCGGTAACGGTGGCGGTGGTGCGGGGCGGGTTATCGTCGTAG